The genomic window TCTTGGTCAAATTTTACGAATATTTACGAACAAATTAACCGTGCAGGTCGTCGCCTGCAACAGGATCGTCGTTGACGCTTCAACGACGATCCAACATTTAGGCCCGGGGATTGGAGTACCCGTAGAGGAGCACCTGATGACGTACACGCGGATAGTGGACTCAGCGCTCTCGGTTCTCGGACTGCTCACCTGTCGTGCTGACGATGTTGCTCAGGCAGACGTAGCACCACAGCGGCCACCCCGACTGACTGGTCCTCGTCCAGCTGCGCATGTTCCTAGACCGACTCCCCCTCCCCACGGAAGTAAGTAtatttaaggttttttttacaTGCCTCGCACATGTGTGAACCGATTGATCCGATTGCTTCAGGGTTTCGTGCACTGTTCACCACCCCGCCTTCCACGAGTACGCCTCCTGTTGTGCCCCCCacaagtacttaaaaaaacaacactaTATCGAcaatcaatttacatgcaatttaTGTCTCAGCTTACAAGCGTCTCGTTGTCGATGTGTAGGTTTTGCCCAGTTCGATACGACATAGGCCGCCCACTTCTCCCAGGCTGCAGGGTCAGCGTCTCAGGCAGCTACGTCGGCCTCGCACTATACGCAGTTCTAGCGATACGCTGGGACTTCGTCACAGGCAGCCGGCACGTCGAGTCGGGGTCCACCACTGGACCATGCCGGGACCTCGTCGGAGTATGGGTTGGCTTCTGCCTTGCTCTTCGACATCAGCGACTCCAACTTCCAGGTCTCGACAGAGGACGTCATCGAGCCCTCACAGCTGGGAGGCGCGCCACCGGTGCAGACGTAGGACCAGCCGCCCTCTACTCCGCCGCCAGACACTCGTGCTACCCGTGTTGTGCCATCGGATTGTTTCACGTACTCCCAGGACCACGTGCGAGCACATGCCCGGAGGACCAAGCGTGGTCGCAGTGCGGGGCAGGGCCAGTAGAGCAGActtctctttatttatttactttacATGCTAGTACTATATGCTTGTATTATGAATAAGTTGTTGTTATTTGGGTTTCACATCCCTAAACTTCGCTGTTACTTTTTACGAAAGCACAATACCTTTCGGCGCATGCACGAGTACTTTCTGCCGcaccgatgcagcctcctttattcACGTGCGATACGACTGTGGAATGACTGACCCACCATGGCCCACATACGTCCAATCTTACTTTTGGCGCCAATCAGGCGTACCCACCATGTGCTAACTTTCGGCGCAATCTTACTTTCGGCGCCAATCAGGCGTACCCACCATGTGCTAACTTTCGGCACCAATAAATAATTCTTTAATTATTATCAACATAGCAGGAAAAAAAGCATTTGGTTGCTGGGCCCCTTGCCACGGCGGCAAGGGGCCCATATGCAAAACAGCTAGCCACATGCTTCTTTCCTGCTGCGAAATTTGCATTTCGCCCGCAAAATGTGCAGACGGCGGGTACCCTCCACTAgagcggcagggtctatttttgtaaatctTTTTACCAATAGattatttatgtaaatatttaaaaaatattaaaaatgaaaaaattcgAAGCTAAATCCCGTTCTGGCCCAGATGTAACGAGCCCGTAGGCTGTAGCAGCTGCTATCCCGTTAAGGGCCTTCAGACCCAGATAATATACTTCCCCCgttccacaatgtaagtcattatagcatttcctatattcatattgatgttaatgaatctaatagatatatatgtctagattcactaatatcaatatgaatgtgggaaatgctaaaatgacttacattgtgaaacggagggagtattgttgaGTGGAAACAATGCACTTTTGGTCCGAGTTTCATTCACGTCGTTTAACCGCGAAATCAGATACAGAACATCTTAAACTattaaaatcaattgcaaaaatcGAGTTATTCTTGTTAGAGAACTTCTAATTATCAATATCAGTTCAAATGAAAAGGATTGATTTCTACCGattcctttgaaattccaaTGAAATAGACTATTGTAGAGGAattatgaagaaaaaaatatacataattcatatttccttttttccaTGTTTTTGAATTCCTACTTCTTTCATACGTGACTATCAAACAATAGTTTTGAAGCCTTTctttgttttcaaattttagtagaatctaataaacatgacattttaAACGGGCCCTAAAATTGCTAcacgccgtcgtcggcgtcccGGCGCGCcctttccccttccccttcccgcgCCGGCGTGCTCCCTCCCTTCCCCGCAAAACCCTCCAAAACCCTCTCGAATTCCGCCCAttgccccctccctctccaaccCTTCCACCCCATGCcccacccctccgccgccgcgatgctcccctcgccttcctccctcctccgcctcctccgccgcccacaccctcgcctcctccccccgccgcccccgctccTCACccgcttcctctcctcttcctcccccggcgacgccgccggatGGGCCTCCTACGACCCGCTGACCGACAGCCTCGCCCCAccggcggcagccgccgccgcgtccgacTCGGAGGCCTCCGCGGAGGGCGAGGCTTGGGGCGTGTTCGACGCCGTGACCGGCCGCATCGTCATGAAGGAGCACCCGCCTTactcccagccgccgccgcccggccccgACGAGGAGAGGTCcacggtggggaggaggaggagcgctgGGGTGAAGGACGAGGCGAGGTGGTCGTCGGTGGCCGCCGTGGGGAAGGCCCGCGGCAAGGCGGGGAAGGAGAGGGCCTCGTACGTGTGCGGCAACTGCGGGGAGGGCTTCTCGCAGTGGTGGGGCACGTGCCGCCACTGTGAGGCGATGGGGACCCTGACCAAGTACGTCCCGGGCTCTGATCCTGGTGCCTCCGTGGGGTCACACCATGCCTTCCGGTCGTGGATTCCGCAGAAGAGCAAGGAGATGGTGCCCCAGAGCCTTCAGCAAGTGACCAAGGGAGTTGATCAGTCCGAGTGGCGAATACCGCTGTAACATCTCTCACCATCAACACTGTTATTTCTTCATATTAAATCATGCAAGTGTGCGAAAAATTTGAATATATGCATCTTCTTTAGTTCTGTCTCCAAACTCTTGTACATTACTAGTAAGTGtgtcaaatatatgatttttatttgCGAAAACATGAATGCACTCTACAATTTTATTCTCCATGCGTTAGTTCTTTCCATTATTGGCTGATGATGTTCATGGATCTATCTTACTTGTAGGTCCGGGAACTTCGGAATGGAGATTGCTCGAGTGCTTGGGGGTGGGGTTGTTCCTGGTAAAACATAACTCTGAAGTATGAACTTTCATGGTACAGCTTGAGAAGAAAGTCGTAACTGTGTATAGGGCTGTAGGCTCACATGTCATATTTGTATAAATTCCATACCCTGACATGGATTTTACAATTTATCAACGCTTTTGAATTTCACATGACAATCATATATATCGGTAAATATGACAGCATTTAAATGGTACTTAAAGTGTTATGGTTATATGTTCTTTTGCCTTTTGAAACTGACTCTGAAATGAACTATACATTCCTCACAGTGAATGCATAGCTAATTTCTTGAATTGGCTTTGATGTTTGAACCCACATCTTCTGCTCTATATGTTTTACTTGTTTTTAACGTTCTTATCATTTCTTTTGAACATGTAACATGGTGAAATACCAATTATAGCAGAGTTCATACACCGAAATAATTATGGCTGAGTTTCAGATAAATCTTTAACTTGTACCTCACCATTTTGTTGTGACTCTATTTCTGTAAGTTTTCTTTTCATGTCGTACCATTCTACTTCTGGGTTATGTTTATCAAGTTTGAGAAATGTACATGTAACATGTCACATGGTCCACACGGATCTTTTTGTTACTACATGCTATCAATGGGATACATGCTACCTACTGTATACCATGAGTTGTTACATAATTTTGCAGGGTCCTTGATTCTAGTAGGTGGGGATCCAGGTGTAGGAAAAAGTTCATTGATATTACAGGTAAACACACGCATTTGGCTATTCATTGTTAGTTGATCTACCTTTTTCTTCAGGTGTTTCCAAGCCATCATAATTTACTTATCACACAAATTTGGAATTTTAATACTTTATCTACCTACTTAATTACATGCTGAGTTTTAACCTTGTTATTTTCAGTACCTAATTTTAACTTTTGGAATTGTACAGTTACATCTCTTTCTGCTTCTTTTTCCTGTATAGCTTGCTTCTATCATGTCCGAGAATATTGGTGCTGGGGAGTCTTCTGCTGTCGTATATGTGTCTGGCGAGGAGGTTGGTTACTGCCTTGTTCCATCTCTACCGTTTGTGCATTCTCAAGTGTCAACTGTTTCGGTTTCTTGTTGGCAGATTCATGGGCATATCTACTGAAAATCTTATGATAACCtttaatatttaataatgaTCTTAGGTCTGATACTTATTTCGAGAGCATTGTTTGATACACATGTAATTTTGTCCCCAGAGCATTGAGCAAATTGGAAACAGGGCTGATCGGATGAGTATCAAGTCTAGAAATTTGTACTTGTATTCTAGTACAGATATCGAGGTAACATTATTTGGCTGGCACTAATTATGTGCATTAAAGATttattatttgtttgttttataaTGGCTTTTTTAAAGGATGTGAACATATAAACTAAGTTTCAAATTCAGAGAATTTCTCATAACCTGCTGTTCTAATAATAAGTTGAGTGTGACTTTAATGTTCTCAAGTGCTAAAATTTGTTGTATCCTCTTTGCTCATCCACTTATATGCAAGGATCTCATATGACGCAAATAAATTAGCTTTGGAAATTTCCATTTTATGGTTTCACAGTAGCTTCAGATCTATTAAATGATTGGTGCATGATGATAGTTCAAATTTCATATCTTCAAGGAAAATTTAACATTGTAAGAACTGCTGTTAAGTGTTATTTAACCCTTCCCACCCCAGCGGTTGGACTGGAAAAGAGCAGATCAATAGCTTTCTGGGGCTGGGTGAGCGGATCATTTTGGTCTGGTAAAACTGGACTTGCTCAGGCAGGTTTGCGGTTGATCAGCTGATCTGCCCATTATACTCTACCAATCTGCTCTTCATTAAACATTGTTCTTTATATTCAATATCAACCGCTAAGATTACTCTCCAGAGGCACCGAGTACAATTAAATGATACGCTCCGATCTCATTGTGTCATAAAGGCAGGCTTGCTCTGCTTGGTTAATGTAGTTTGAAATTCAGCTAAATTTCTCTCTACTACTTCATGTATGTCGGGGATGGTTCTTCTATACTTTGTGTACATCTGTTGATATTGCGTCTGGGTGTTGATCTTCCTGTTAATGGCCCAGTGTCCCGAGGCTTTATTACCAGGTTGATGGACATGACAAATCTGATATCACCATGTTCTGCAGTAGTGGCTTTTAAAGAAATTTGGGCCTGGATTCTAAATGCTTCCATGGATATAGTACATGCGACCTATGGTTTAGACACCAAGCTTATGTGATCTCTGACTTTTATTATACCATTTAACCAAGTCAAAACATTTCTATCCTAGAGGAAACCTAAGCAACCAGAGTAATAATCAACAACCAGATTACGCTGACAAATTGTTTCAACATTCTTGTTCCACAGGATATCTTGGACAAAATCCAACCATTATCTCCTAGGGCACTCATTATTGATTCAATTCAGACAGTTTATCTAAGAGGATTTGCTGGAAGTGCTGGGAATATGACTCAGGTGCCTATGCTACTTCATCTGATAGGTTCCTGAATCCTGATTATCTGTAGGCATGCCTGCCATGGCATGTCATGTTTAACCTGTATAAactcttttctaattttgtttaTATTATATCTGTCAATTGCAGTCCATTAGGGGGCATATATATAGACAGCAATCTAATTCCATGCAGGGGTGAATGCAGCCATAGGCTAAACCCTGGGTCGGCCTTGCTTATATTGGGCTGAGTTTGAATTTCTGTGGTCAAATCGGCATATCTTCATGTGCTTTTTAGTCCCAGGACTAAGACCAGGACCCAAGCGACCTGAGTCCTGTCTGCCCTGCCTCCGTAGGGCCGTTGGTACTGCATGTTAACAGTACTCATATGTCGCTGTTTGTGGTAGTTGTTTGGGTTAAAGGTCAAGTCATAGTGTCTATATTCGTACAGTTTGGTATCTATTTTTCatcaagaaaataaataaacaagaGTCTGTAATAGCCCCCTCTTCTCCCTT from Oryza glaberrima chromosome 6, OglaRS2, whole genome shotgun sequence includes these protein-coding regions:
- the LOC127776807 gene encoding uncharacterized protein LOC127776807; the encoded protein is MPHPSAAAMLPSPSSLLRLLRRPHPRLLPPPPPLLTRFLSSSSPGDAAGWASYDPLTDSLAPPAAAAAASDSEASAEGEAWGVFDAVTGRIVMKEHPPYSQPPPPGPDEERSTVGRRRSAGVKDEARWSSVAAVGKARGKAGKERASYVCGNCGEGFSQWWGTCRHCEAMGTLTKYVPGSDPGASVGSHHAFRSWIPQKSKEMVPQSLQQVTKGVDQSEWRIPLSGNFGMEIARVLGGGVVPGSLILVGGDPGVGKSSLILQLASIMSENIGAGESSAVVYVSGEESIEQIGNRADRMSIKSRNLYLYSSTDIEDILDKIQPLSPRALIIDSIQTVYLRGFAGSAGNMTQVKECTSALLRFAKLTNIPVILIGHVTKTGDIAGPRLLEHIVDVVLYMEGERCLSHRLLRSVKNRFGSTDELGVFEMSGYGLQPVLNPTEMFLTEHDSDSEILAGLAVAVVLDGSRTFAIEVQALCVSGSPRNGEVVGIPRNRADIIISVLMKQAGLKLQDNAVFLNVVSGFMLTETAGDLAIAASICSSFLEYPIPNDIAFIGEVGLGGELRTVPRMDKRVLAIAKLGYKKCVVPKTSEKLLRPLNLELEILPCSNLKEVINTVFRPQG